One segment of Neobacillus endophyticus DNA contains the following:
- a CDS encoding carbohydrate ABC transporter permease, protein MDKQKKVILTVIAAFITLFHLIPFYILITTSLKEKGDFSSKWVFPKHITLANFSDAWQAANLGNAFINSLIITFFSAVLLIFFGSLAAYPLARRQTKLNKYVYVIFIAVMVIPPLTALVPLYKLVVDIGLMNTHLVAILNNVAAYMPLTIFLYSGFIRSTIPKELEEAAKIDGASTIGTFYKVVFPLLKPVTASILIISCVFIWNDYQFAIFFLQADEMKTLTVALSGFFGQNTNNLNLVASAAIMAVAPMVVLFLFLQKHFIQGLASGSVKG, encoded by the coding sequence ATGGATAAGCAAAAGAAAGTAATTTTGACGGTTATTGCTGCTTTCATCACCTTGTTTCATTTAATTCCATTTTATATTTTGATTACAACCTCGTTAAAAGAAAAAGGAGATTTCAGCTCAAAATGGGTTTTTCCAAAACATATAACATTGGCAAACTTTTCGGATGCCTGGCAGGCGGCAAATTTGGGAAATGCCTTTATTAATTCACTGATTATTACCTTTTTTTCAGCTGTATTATTAATCTTTTTTGGCTCATTGGCGGCCTATCCTCTGGCAAGACGGCAAACCAAGTTAAATAAGTATGTTTACGTGATTTTTATCGCGGTCATGGTGATTCCCCCATTAACAGCTTTAGTGCCTTTATACAAGTTAGTCGTTGATATTGGCTTGATGAATACCCATTTGGTTGCGATTTTGAATAATGTTGCGGCTTATATGCCATTAACGATTTTCTTGTATTCGGGATTTATCCGTTCGACGATTCCAAAAGAGCTTGAGGAAGCGGCGAAAATAGATGGGGCGAGTACAATTGGGACATTCTACAAAGTGGTTTTTCCATTGTTAAAACCAGTTACTGCTTCAATTTTGATTATTTCCTGTGTATTTATCTGGAATGATTACCAATTTGCGATTTTCTTCCTTCAGGCTGACGAAATGAAAACATTAACCGTCGCGCTATCAGGATTCTTTGGACAAAATACAAACAACCTAAACCTTGTTGCCTCTGCTGCTATTATGGCAGTTGCCCCGATGGTGGTCCTATTTCTATTCTTACAAAAACATTTTATTCAGGGGTTGGCCTCCGGTTCTGTGAAAGGTTAA
- a CDS encoding carbohydrate ABC transporter permease: MYLPALAVVCFFIIYPFLDGLKISFTNWDGFSQTFDYVGFKQYTRLLKDPDTWLVVGNTLLYGLGSTIFQNVLGLLYALLLNQSIKARAITRTIVYLPVIISPLIMGYIWYFFFAYQDGALNDALQFFGLHKINALGDPNMNKWLIVFVNTYQFVGIAMIIYLAGLQSISKDYYEAAQMDGATAFQQFKNITLPLLMPSVTINMVLNIIGGLKLFDVIIALTGGGPGNASQSMSTFMYDLYFNRQDAGYAATEGILMAVMILVISLAALIFFKRKEVEA; the protein is encoded by the coding sequence ATGTACCTTCCTGCTCTAGCTGTAGTATGCTTTTTCATTATTTATCCGTTTCTTGATGGTTTAAAAATTTCTTTTACTAACTGGGATGGTTTTTCTCAAACCTTTGATTATGTTGGCTTTAAGCAATATACAAGATTACTAAAGGATCCTGATACATGGCTCGTGGTGGGAAATACCTTGCTTTACGGGCTAGGAAGCACCATTTTTCAAAATGTTTTAGGGCTGCTTTATGCCTTATTACTGAATCAGAGTATAAAAGCACGTGCTATTACTCGAACGATTGTTTACCTTCCAGTTATCATTAGTCCATTAATTATGGGGTATATTTGGTATTTCTTCTTTGCCTACCAAGACGGGGCTTTAAACGATGCCTTGCAGTTTTTTGGGCTGCATAAGATCAATGCATTGGGTGATCCCAATATGAATAAATGGCTGATTGTGTTCGTCAATACGTATCAATTTGTTGGGATTGCCATGATTATTTATTTAGCAGGACTGCAAAGTATTTCAAAAGATTACTATGAAGCGGCACAGATGGACGGCGCAACCGCATTTCAACAGTTTAAAAACATCACGTTGCCATTATTAATGCCTTCTGTCACCATCAATATGGTTTTAAACATTATCGGTGGGTTGAAATTGTTTGATGTAATCATTGCTCTTACTGGAGGCGGGCCTGGAAATGCCTCACAATCAATGTCCACGTTTATGTATGATTTATATTTTAATAGACAGGATGCTGGCTATGCCGCAACGGAAGGTATTTTAATGGCAGTTATGATCTTAGTGATCAGTTTGGCAGCATTGATTTTCTTTAAACGCAAGGAGGTTGAGGCATAG
- a CDS encoding ABC transporter substrate-binding protein: MKKWIKAIAVAASFATIVAGCSSKSTSSNASGGKVTLSLYSTVTNESDQKTLTDVIQKFEKKYPNIVIKYNYPADKYEGMLRVKMAANDMPDLFDTHGWAKKRYGNYVEDLSKMDWVKNLDPALDPILKDDKGKVYAYPLNQAKDGITYNATLLKKYGIEPPTTFDEFMTALETIKKKSNAEVTPLWFNGSDKSSFGQYFDQFLTPLLVTDPNHNYEKQLLNGTFDWSNYTYLPEKLKEMKDKGLLNEDVLTAQIQQLPQLMAQNKIGFIIGGGMLGPSVKELNPNIQLGIIPMPVIQSGDKPVWIGGERHTLAVWKDSKYKKEAEQFIEFISQPEMVKEIAEGTSLPAGLTNTDATNYYSKDYETYKDARVEPYFDRLYLPSGMWDVLGETGQELVAGKMTPKQVSQKVGEEFKRLSKQ; encoded by the coding sequence ATGAAAAAGTGGATCAAAGCTATAGCTGTTGCTGCTTCCTTTGCAACCATTGTTGCAGGCTGCTCAAGTAAAAGTACGTCATCCAATGCCTCAGGAGGTAAAGTAACCTTATCACTCTATTCAACTGTTACAAATGAATCTGACCAGAAAACATTGACAGATGTCATACAAAAATTTGAAAAGAAATATCCGAATATTGTCATTAAATATAACTATCCAGCCGATAAATATGAAGGAATGCTTCGAGTCAAAATGGCAGCGAATGATATGCCGGATTTATTTGATACGCATGGCTGGGCGAAAAAACGATACGGAAATTATGTTGAAGACTTAAGTAAAATGGATTGGGTAAAAAATCTTGACCCTGCCTTGGACCCCATCCTGAAAGATGACAAGGGAAAAGTTTATGCTTACCCATTAAACCAAGCAAAAGACGGTATTACATACAATGCGACGCTCTTGAAAAAATACGGAATCGAGCCGCCGACTACTTTTGATGAATTTATGACCGCTCTTGAAACGATTAAAAAGAAAAGCAATGCAGAAGTAACACCGCTATGGTTCAATGGTTCGGATAAATCGTCTTTCGGTCAATACTTTGACCAGTTTTTAACTCCATTGTTGGTGACGGATCCAAACCATAATTACGAAAAACAACTGTTAAATGGTACATTCGATTGGTCTAACTATACGTATCTTCCAGAAAAACTAAAGGAAATGAAAGATAAAGGATTGTTAAATGAAGACGTATTAACAGCCCAGATTCAGCAATTACCTCAGCTAATGGCACAAAATAAAATTGGATTTATTATTGGCGGGGGAATGCTGGGGCCATCTGTGAAGGAATTAAATCCAAATATTCAATTGGGGATCATTCCAATGCCTGTTATTCAAAGTGGGGATAAGCCGGTTTGGATTGGCGGGGAACGTCACACACTTGCGGTATGGAAGGATTCGAAGTATAAGAAAGAAGCAGAACAATTTATCGAGTTTATATCACAGCCGGAGATGGTCAAAGAAATTGCTGAAGGAACCTCATTACCGGCAGGGTTAACGAATACGGATGCCACAAACTATTACTCTAAAGACTATGAAACATATAAGGATGCCAGAGTGGAGCCATATTTTGACCGTTTATATTTGCCAAGTGGTATGTGGGATGTTTTGGGAGAAACTGGACAGGAATTGGTAGCTGGCAAAATGACACCGAAGCAAGTATCACAAAAAGTAGGCGAGGAATTCAAGCGCCTTAGCAAACAATAA
- a CDS encoding LacI family DNA-binding transcriptional regulator yields MMVTIKDIAALTKVSPATVSRVLNNDRTITVLEETRDRILQAAKDLGYKTILERRVKQHKEAGKEKSNVGILLCQTVEEELSDPYFLSIRQGVEEELLNLGVSSTSMFRLNETGSNPLTQGFDGLIVIGRISEAALKTVSDHIENVVYINHSPDDRRYDSVVIDFVASTKLALQHLLDQGYKRIGYIGGLEKEHLNNRKIVIEDKRLTTFEEVLKEKGVFHANYIFVGEYTMSQGYELMKKALQKNDYPEAFFIASDPMAIGALKALQEANLTVPDDVAIVSFDDIEMAKFASTPLTTIKVHTKEMGRTGVKLLMDRFNGRKIPLKVFVPTELVIRESSASGK; encoded by the coding sequence ATGATGGTGACAATCAAGGATATTGCAGCTTTGACGAAGGTTTCCCCTGCAACGGTTTCGAGAGTGTTAAATAACGATCGGACCATTACGGTTCTAGAAGAAACTAGGGATCGGATCTTACAGGCGGCAAAGGATTTAGGGTATAAGACAATCCTTGAGAGGCGGGTTAAGCAGCACAAAGAGGCAGGAAAAGAGAAGTCAAACGTTGGGATTTTACTTTGTCAGACAGTAGAAGAAGAATTAAGTGATCCCTACTTTTTGTCCATTCGTCAGGGGGTTGAGGAGGAATTATTGAATTTGGGAGTTTCTTCCACCAGTATGTTTCGGCTGAATGAGACAGGCTCGAATCCACTCACTCAAGGCTTTGATGGATTGATCGTAATAGGAAGAATTAGTGAAGCAGCTTTAAAAACAGTGAGTGATCATATTGAAAATGTTGTGTATATTAATCATTCTCCAGATGACCGCCGTTACGACTCTGTTGTAATAGATTTTGTTGCATCAACGAAATTAGCCTTGCAGCATTTATTAGATCAGGGATATAAGCGGATTGGCTATATTGGCGGATTAGAGAAGGAACATTTGAATAACAGAAAAATTGTCATCGAAGATAAGCGGTTAACTACTTTTGAGGAAGTATTAAAAGAAAAAGGCGTATTCCATGCCAACTATATCTTTGTCGGGGAATATACGATGTCTCAGGGCTATGAATTGATGAAGAAAGCACTTCAGAAGAATGATTACCCGGAAGCATTCTTTATTGCAAGCGATCCGATGGCCATTGGAGCTCTTAAAGCATTACAGGAAGCGAATCTTACAGTTCCTGATGATGTAGCAATTGTTAGTTTTGATGATATTGAAATGGCGAAGTTCGCAAGTACACCGCTCACAACCATAAAGGTGCATACTAAAGAGATGGGAAGAACTGGGGTAAAACTATTGATGGATCGTTTTAACGGAAGGAAAATTCCTCTTAAGGTTTTTGTGCCAACGGAATTAGTTATAAGAGAAAGCAGTGCCTCAGGAAAATAG
- the araA gene encoding L-arabinose isomerase codes for MLTTKVYEFWFVTGSQLLYGEDVLKQVEENSKIIVNGLNADVPYKIKFKEVVKDAAAIRKLFLEANADENCAGVITWMHTFSPSKMWIAGLSALQKPYLHLATQFNRDIPWDSIDMDFMNLNQAAHGDREHGFIAARMNVKRKVIMGHWGNSEVRERLGSWMRTAVAFAESKNLKVARFGDNMRQVAVTEGDKVEAQIKFGWTVDGYGIGDLVQRMNDVTEQDIDRLLGEYEEKYLIVPEGLIEGPVRESIRYQARIELGLKAFLIEGGYTAFTTTFEDLHGMLQLPGLAAQRLMEQGYGFAGEGDWKTAAFVRLMKIIAGNEGTSFMEDYTYHFEPGNEMVLGAHMLEVCPTIQATKPRIEVHPLGIGGKEDPARLVFDGRSGSALNATIIDLGHRFRLVVNEVDAVQPDKELPKLPVARVLWKTQPSMSQAVENWIQAGGAHHTCFSYKVTVGQLRDFAELTGIEMILINNDTNTHALTNELRLNEVYYR; via the coding sequence ATGTTAACAACAAAAGTGTACGAATTTTGGTTTGTAACCGGCAGTCAATTATTATATGGAGAAGATGTACTTAAGCAGGTAGAAGAAAATTCTAAAATTATCGTAAATGGCTTGAATGCTGATGTTCCGTATAAGATTAAATTTAAGGAAGTTGTGAAGGACGCAGCCGCAATCCGCAAGCTTTTTTTAGAAGCGAATGCTGATGAAAATTGTGCAGGTGTCATTACATGGATGCATACATTTTCACCATCGAAAATGTGGATTGCAGGATTGTCTGCACTGCAAAAACCTTATCTTCATTTAGCTACCCAGTTTAATCGCGATATCCCATGGGATTCAATTGATATGGACTTTATGAATTTAAACCAGGCTGCACACGGTGATCGTGAGCATGGCTTTATAGCTGCCCGCATGAATGTTAAGCGTAAAGTTATTATGGGGCACTGGGGAAATTCGGAAGTGCGGGAACGCTTGGGAAGCTGGATGAGAACGGCTGTTGCTTTTGCTGAAAGCAAGAATTTAAAAGTTGCTAGATTTGGTGACAACATGCGGCAGGTTGCCGTAACAGAGGGTGATAAAGTAGAAGCACAAATTAAATTTGGCTGGACAGTGGATGGTTATGGTATTGGTGACTTAGTACAGCGCATGAATGATGTAACTGAACAGGATATTGACAGGTTATTGGGAGAATACGAAGAAAAATACCTCATTGTTCCAGAGGGTTTAATTGAAGGTCCAGTCCGAGAGTCAATCCGTTATCAAGCGCGTATTGAGCTTGGATTAAAGGCATTTTTAATCGAGGGTGGCTACACGGCATTTACGACAACTTTTGAAGATTTACACGGAATGCTCCAGCTTCCGGGTCTTGCAGCCCAGCGCTTAATGGAGCAGGGCTATGGCTTTGCTGGTGAAGGAGATTGGAAAACAGCTGCTTTTGTAAGACTGATGAAAATAATTGCTGGTAATGAAGGAACGTCATTTATGGAGGATTATACGTATCATTTTGAACCGGGAAATGAAATGGTCCTTGGGGCCCATATGTTAGAAGTATGTCCGACAATTCAAGCGACCAAGCCGCGAATTGAAGTTCATCCGCTCGGTATTGGCGGCAAAGAAGACCCGGCTAGACTTGTATTTGATGGTAGAAGCGGGTCAGCATTGAATGCAACTATTATTGACCTAGGACATCGATTCCGTCTAGTTGTTAATGAGGTGGATGCCGTTCAACCGGATAAAGAATTGCCTAAATTGCCTGTTGCAAGGGTTTTATGGAAAACTCAGCCATCCATGAGCCAAGCAGTGGAAAACTGGATACAAGCCGGAGGCGCACACCATACTTGCTTCTCGTATAAAGTGACTGTTGGACAGTTAAGAGATTTTGCTGAATTAACTGGAATTGAAATGATCCTAATTAATAATGATACAAATACACATGCACTTACTAATGAGCTGCGTTTAAATGAAGTTTATTATCGTTAG
- the araD gene encoding L-ribulose-5-phosphate 4-epimerase — MLGQLKEEVLNANLLLPKHGLVSFTWGNVSGIDREQGLVIIKPSGVPYEELTINDLVTVDLDGNIVEGNLKPSSDTPTHLALYRAFPNVGGIVHTHSPWATSWAQSGRSIPALGTTHADYYYGEIPCTRALTKEEINRSYELETGNVIIETFETGGIEPSAMPGVLVSGHAPFCWGEDANHAVHNAVVLEEVAKMALHTFQLNPQIEPIDQYLLDKHYLRKHGANAYYGQKKF; from the coding sequence ATGTTAGGGCAACTAAAGGAGGAAGTTCTGAATGCGAATCTTCTGTTGCCGAAACATGGATTGGTTTCCTTTACGTGGGGGAATGTCAGCGGAATCGATAGGGAACAGGGACTGGTTATCATCAAACCAAGCGGTGTGCCTTATGAAGAATTAACAATTAATGACCTTGTGACAGTTGATTTGGATGGTAATATTGTGGAAGGAAATTTAAAACCATCATCTGATACCCCTACCCATTTGGCACTATATCGGGCATTTCCGAATGTAGGTGGAATTGTCCACACCCATTCTCCTTGGGCAACTTCCTGGGCTCAGTCTGGACGCTCCATTCCTGCGCTTGGAACGACACATGCCGACTATTATTATGGTGAAATTCCATGCACTCGAGCCTTAACGAAAGAGGAAATTAATCGGTCATATGAACTGGAGACAGGGAATGTGATCATTGAAACATTTGAAACAGGTGGAATTGAGCCATCGGCAATGCCTGGCGTCCTTGTATCCGGCCATGCTCCATTTTGTTGGGGAGAAGATGCTAATCATGCAGTACATAATGCGGTCGTACTAGAAGAGGTAGCGAAAATGGCTCTCCATACCTTCCAATTGAATCCACAAATTGAGCCAATTGATCAGTATTTGTTAGACAAACATTATCTCAGAAAGCATGGTGCTAATGCTTATTACGGTCAAAAGAAATTTTGA
- the araB gene encoding ribulokinase has translation MVKYSIGIDYGTQSGRAVLVEVGTGKEVATAIKEYTHGVMDEYLPDGTTKLEHDWALQHPVDYLEVLQVTIPKVIEEANVSVDDVIGLGIDFTACTVLPIDAAGTPLCFKTEFSGQPHSFVKLWKHHAAQDEANRLNDIAAKRGEKFLQRYGGKISSEWMIPKVWQILNEAPEIYDAADQIVEATDWVVFQLTGDLKRNSCTAGYKAIWHKREGYPSSDFFKALDPRLENVIEEKLSTKIFSIGSKAGEITEKAAKLTGLKPGTAVAIANVDAHVAVPAVGITEPGKLLMIMGTSTCHILLGEEERVVPGMCGVVEDGVIPGLLGYEAGQSCVGDHFEWFTENCVPANYFEEAKGLGLNIHQLLTEKAGKLQVGESGLLALDWWNGNRSTLVDADLTGMILGATLLTKPEEIYRALIEATAYGTRMIVETFRNHGVPINEVYACGGIAERNSVMMQIYSDVLNMDIKISDSSQTPALGSAMFGAVAAGKERGGYDHIIDAAKDMGRVKDYIYQPTKKNAEEYDRLYREYARLYDYFGRGENNVMKTLKQIKKESSQERKEETVC, from the coding sequence ATGGTTAAATATTCGATAGGCATAGATTATGGTACTCAATCGGGAAGAGCCGTTCTTGTTGAAGTGGGAACAGGTAAAGAAGTCGCAACTGCTATTAAAGAGTATACCCATGGTGTTATGGATGAGTATCTTCCAGATGGGACGACAAAGCTGGAACATGATTGGGCATTGCAGCATCCGGTTGATTACTTAGAAGTATTGCAGGTTACGATTCCTAAAGTAATAGAGGAAGCAAATGTTTCAGTGGACGATGTTATTGGGTTGGGGATAGATTTTACTGCTTGTACGGTACTGCCTATTGATGCTGCGGGCACCCCATTGTGCTTTAAAACTGAATTTTCAGGCCAACCACATAGCTTTGTAAAGCTTTGGAAGCATCATGCTGCACAAGATGAAGCGAATCGGTTGAACGACATTGCAGCAAAAAGAGGAGAAAAGTTTTTACAGCGCTACGGTGGAAAAATTTCTTCTGAGTGGATGATTCCTAAGGTATGGCAAATTCTTAATGAGGCGCCGGAAATCTATGATGCAGCAGATCAAATTGTAGAAGCTACGGACTGGGTGGTTTTCCAATTAACTGGTGACTTAAAACGGAATAGCTGCACAGCCGGATATAAAGCAATTTGGCATAAGCGGGAAGGATATCCTTCCAGTGACTTTTTTAAAGCCTTGGATCCACGCCTTGAGAATGTTATAGAAGAAAAACTGTCAACCAAGATTTTTTCAATTGGTTCAAAGGCAGGGGAAATTACTGAAAAGGCTGCAAAGCTGACTGGCCTAAAACCTGGGACAGCGGTGGCAATCGCAAATGTCGACGCACACGTAGCAGTTCCTGCCGTCGGGATTACAGAGCCAGGCAAATTATTGATGATTATGGGAACGTCGACGTGCCATATTTTACTTGGGGAAGAAGAAAGAGTTGTTCCGGGGATGTGCGGTGTAGTTGAAGATGGTGTGATTCCAGGCTTGCTGGGCTATGAAGCAGGACAATCATGTGTCGGCGATCACTTTGAATGGTTTACTGAGAATTGTGTTCCGGCCAACTATTTTGAAGAAGCAAAAGGATTAGGGCTCAATATCCACCAGCTATTAACTGAAAAAGCAGGCAAATTGCAGGTGGGTGAAAGCGGGCTCTTGGCTTTGGACTGGTGGAATGGGAACCGTTCAACACTTGTAGATGCTGATCTTACTGGCATGATTTTGGGAGCTACCCTATTGACAAAGCCTGAGGAAATTTATCGGGCATTAATTGAGGCTACTGCGTATGGTACAAGAATGATTGTCGAGACGTTCCGCAACCATGGTGTACCGATTAACGAAGTATATGCCTGCGGTGGAATTGCCGAGAGAAATTCAGTTATGATGCAAATTTACTCCGATGTGCTAAATATGGATATTAAAATTTCTGATTCTTCGCAAACACCTGCATTAGGTTCAGCGATGTTTGGAGCTGTGGCTGCTGGTAAAGAACGTGGCGGCTACGATCATATTATAGATGCAGCGAAAGATATGGGGCGAGTGAAAGATTATATCTATCAACCTACTAAAAAGAATGCAGAAGAATATGATCGGTTGTATAGAGAGTATGCCCGTCTTTATGACTACTTCGGCCGCGGCGAAAACAATGTAATGAAAACATTAAAGCAAATTAAAAAAGAAAGCTCACAGGAGAGAAAGGAGGAGACAGTATGTTAG
- the mmsB gene encoding multiple monosaccharide ABC transporter permease: MFIALILIAGLFQFLTNGILLKPLNITNLILQNSYVLVLAVGMVLIIILGHIDLSVGSVAAFIGAISGILIINHHLNVFLAIILSLLIGAVIGAWQGFWVAYVKIPSFIVTLAGMLLFRGLTMLVLQGASIAPYPDSFQGMASGFIPDIFHGTDLHIFTIVIGIIFSIIYIINEMRARKSQVKYGFQVTSLGLLLGKLIFMVAIINIFTYILATYDGIPNILIILFALIIVYAFISKKTVMGRHIYAIGGNEKAAGLSGIKTKKVVFWSFVNMGVLAALSGLVFAARLNAATPKAGSNFELDAIAACFIGGASAYGGIGTIGGAIIGGLVMGIMNNGMSILGLGSDWQQALKGLVLLAAVAFDVWNKNKAS; this comes from the coding sequence ATGTTTATTGCCTTAATCTTAATTGCAGGTCTATTTCAGTTCCTGACAAATGGAATTCTTTTAAAACCACTCAATATCACAAACTTGATCCTCCAAAACAGCTATGTTCTTGTTTTGGCCGTCGGGATGGTGTTGATTATCATCCTTGGCCATATTGACTTATCGGTTGGTTCCGTTGCTGCTTTTATTGGGGCTATATCAGGAATTTTAATTATTAACCACCACTTAAATGTATTCTTAGCTATTATTCTGTCTTTACTTATAGGAGCTGTTATCGGAGCTTGGCAAGGTTTTTGGGTTGCGTATGTGAAAATTCCTTCTTTCATCGTTACCTTGGCAGGGATGCTTCTATTCCGCGGTCTAACTATGCTTGTTTTGCAAGGAGCATCAATCGCACCTTATCCTGATTCATTCCAAGGGATGGCTTCTGGTTTCATTCCAGATATTTTTCATGGAACAGATTTGCATATCTTCACAATTGTCATCGGTATTATCTTTTCAATCATTTATATTATCAATGAAATGAGAGCTCGTAAATCGCAAGTAAAATATGGGTTCCAAGTTACATCCCTAGGTTTACTTCTAGGCAAATTAATTTTCATGGTTGCTATTATCAACATCTTTACATACATTCTTGCGACATATGATGGTATTCCTAATATCTTAATAATCTTATTTGCCCTTATCATCGTTTACGCATTTATTTCGAAAAAGACCGTCATGGGGCGTCATATCTATGCGATAGGGGGCAATGAAAAAGCAGCAGGCCTATCCGGTATTAAAACGAAGAAAGTGGTTTTCTGGTCATTTGTGAATATGGGAGTTTTAGCTGCCCTTTCTGGTTTAGTGTTTGCAGCCCGTCTGAATGCGGCAACTCCAAAAGCTGGTAGCAATTTTGAGCTGGATGCAATTGCCGCTTGTTTTATCGGCGGTGCCTCTGCCTACGGTGGTATTGGTACAATTGGGGGGGCTATAATTGGTGGTTTAGTAATGGGAATTATGAACAACGGTATGTCCATTTTGGGGCTTGGAAGTGATTGGCAACAGGCTCTTAAAGGACTTGTTCTCCTAGCAGCTGTTGCATTTGACGTTTGGAATAAAAATAAGGCATCGTAA
- the mmsA gene encoding multiple monosaccharide ABC transporter ATP-binding protein, with translation MTATILEMKNITKEFPGVKALCNVNLQVKKGEIHALCGENGAGKSTLMKVLSGVYPHGTYEGNIFFDGNVCEFKNIRNSENLGIVIIHQELALIPELSIAENIFLGNEQAKKGIINWNETISKTKGLLNKVGLTENPNTLITSIGVGKQQLVEIAKALSKDVKLLILDEPTAALNEDDSENLLNLMLEFKKQGITSIIISHKLNEIAKVADSITILRDGQTIETIEITNGQISEDRIIKGMVGRDLTNRYPERIPKIGEVIFEVKDWNVYHPMLSDQKVVDSVNFNIKKGEIVGIAGLMGAGRTELAMSIFGRAYGKKISGHLYKNGTEIHVKNISAAINNGLAYVTEDRKHYGLNLIDDIKSNISISSLKKISKGTVINKNQEVIEAENFRKAMKIKTPSITQLTGNLSGGNQQKVVLSKWIMTEPDILMLDEPTRGIDVGAKYEIYTIINQLADQGKGVLVISSELPELLGICDRIYVMSEGTITGELQKGEATQEIIMKFMTKGRGE, from the coding sequence ATGACAGCAACCATTTTGGAAATGAAAAATATTACAAAAGAATTCCCGGGCGTTAAAGCACTTTGCAATGTAAATTTGCAAGTGAAGAAAGGAGAAATCCACGCTTTGTGCGGTGAAAACGGTGCGGGGAAATCAACTTTGATGAAGGTTTTAAGTGGTGTGTATCCACATGGAACTTATGAAGGTAATATTTTTTTCGATGGAAATGTTTGTGAGTTTAAAAACATAAGAAACAGTGAAAATTTAGGAATTGTTATTATTCATCAGGAACTAGCATTGATACCAGAGTTATCGATTGCAGAAAATATATTTCTAGGAAATGAACAAGCAAAAAAAGGAATTATTAATTGGAACGAAACAATCTCAAAAACAAAAGGTTTATTAAATAAAGTAGGTTTAACGGAGAATCCCAACACTCTAATTACGAGTATTGGTGTAGGGAAGCAGCAGCTGGTTGAAATTGCAAAGGCATTATCCAAAGATGTAAAACTTCTTATACTCGATGAACCGACTGCGGCGTTGAACGAAGATGACAGCGAAAACTTACTAAATCTAATGTTGGAATTTAAAAAACAAGGTATTACCTCCATCATTATTTCTCATAAATTAAATGAGATTGCCAAAGTAGCAGATTCGATCACGATCCTCCGTGATGGGCAGACAATTGAAACAATTGAAATAACGAATGGGCAAATATCAGAGGACCGTATTATTAAAGGAATGGTAGGCAGGGATTTAACTAACCGTTATCCTGAAAGAATACCGAAAATAGGCGAAGTAATTTTTGAAGTAAAGGATTGGAATGTCTATCATCCAATGCTTAGTGATCAAAAAGTAGTTGATTCTGTAAATTTTAATATTAAAAAAGGTGAGATTGTTGGTATCGCCGGTTTAATGGGTGCAGGACGAACAGAGCTTGCAATGAGTATTTTTGGGCGGGCATATGGGAAGAAAATAAGCGGCCATCTATACAAAAATGGCACTGAAATACATGTGAAGAATATATCTGCAGCCATTAATAATGGGCTTGCATATGTAACTGAAGATCGAAAGCATTATGGGCTTAATTTAATTGACGATATTAAATCAAATATTTCCATTTCAAGTTTGAAAAAGATTTCGAAAGGTACAGTTATTAACAAAAACCAAGAAGTAATAGAAGCAGAAAATTTCCGAAAAGCAATGAAAATAAAAACACCTAGCATTACACAGTTAACTGGTAACTTGAGTGGAGGTAATCAGCAAAAGGTGGTTTTAAGTAAATGGATTATGACGGAGCCTGATATCTTGATGCTGGATGAACCAACACGAGGTATTGACGTGGGTGCTAAATATGAAATTTATACCATTATTAATCAGCTTGCTGATCAAGGCAAAGGTGTTTTAGTTATTTCCTCCGAACTTCCGGAGCTTCTTGGGATATGTGACAGAATTTATGTTATGAGTGAAGGAACAATAACTGGAGAATTGCAAAAAGGAGAAGCAACACAAGAAATTATTATGAAGTTCATGACTAAGGGCAGAGGTGAATAA